In Streptomyces violaceusniger Tu 4113, one DNA window encodes the following:
- a CDS encoding amidohydrolase family protein — protein MAIRLYRNACLLTMDESLGDFDNGDLLIEGDRIVRIGTVLEAPAGAEVVDATGRIIVPGFVDTHRHMWQAILRGIAPAHTLRQSMDNILGEFGPAMTPHDLYTGDLLSARAALASGVTTIQDVSDIQNTPEHSDALVTALRESGIRAVFAYGKSLPQIFAHGAVLPDDARRVRGQLPADSDALVTMALVTEGGSDEDELANAALARDLDVPVARHFSPRLSAAHLQKIGALLPGTTFIHANGLSTEELAVIADSGGSISVSPATEMIMGLGYPVIAPAHAQPNLTVTLSVDFEATVAADMFTQLRAAYQAGRHAHHTAGTASGITVRDVLRMATLDGARSLGLADRTGSLTPGKQADLLVLRADRVDVAPVHDPYSTVVLQLDRSHIDTVTVAGRDHVRAGRLLADSRHLLEDAAATARRLLEAGITAAHK, from the coding sequence GTGGCCATCCGCCTCTATCGCAACGCTTGCCTGCTCACCATGGATGAGTCGTTGGGGGACTTCGACAACGGCGATCTCTTGATCGAGGGAGACCGCATCGTCCGGATCGGTACCGTGCTGGAGGCGCCGGCCGGCGCCGAGGTCGTCGACGCCACCGGCCGCATCATCGTCCCGGGCTTCGTGGACACTCATCGCCACATGTGGCAGGCCATCCTGCGGGGTATTGCCCCTGCCCACACCCTTCGGCAATCCATGGACAACATCCTCGGCGAGTTCGGCCCCGCCATGACGCCGCACGACCTGTACACCGGCGATCTCCTCAGCGCCCGCGCCGCGCTCGCCTCCGGCGTCACCACCATCCAGGACGTCTCCGATATCCAGAACACGCCAGAGCACAGCGACGCTCTGGTCACCGCTCTGCGGGAGTCGGGAATCCGCGCCGTGTTCGCCTACGGCAAGAGCCTTCCGCAGATCTTCGCGCACGGGGCCGTTCTGCCCGACGACGCACGTCGCGTCCGCGGCCAGTTGCCGGCGGACTCGGATGCGCTGGTCACCATGGCGCTGGTGACGGAGGGCGGCAGCGATGAGGACGAGCTGGCCAACGCCGCTCTGGCACGAGACCTGGATGTGCCGGTCGCACGGCACTTCTCCCCCCGCCTGTCAGCGGCCCATCTGCAGAAGATCGGTGCCCTGTTGCCCGGCACCACCTTCATTCACGCCAACGGCCTCAGCACCGAGGAACTGGCCGTCATCGCCGACAGCGGCGGCAGCATCTCCGTCTCGCCCGCCACCGAGATGATCATGGGGCTCGGTTACCCCGTGATCGCTCCCGCCCATGCTCAGCCGAACCTGACGGTCACCCTGAGCGTGGACTTCGAAGCCACCGTCGCCGCCGACATGTTCACCCAGCTTCGCGCCGCCTACCAGGCCGGCCGCCACGCCCACCACACGGCCGGCACTGCCAGTGGCATCACCGTGCGCGACGTGCTGCGCATGGCCACCCTGGACGGGGCCCGTTCTCTCGGCCTGGCCGACCGTACGGGCTCGCTCACGCCCGGCAAGCAGGCCGACCTCCTCGTCCTGCGCGCCGACCGGGTCGACGTCGCCCCCGTCCACGATCCCTACAGCACGGTCGTCCTGCAGCTGGACCGCTCCCACATCGACACCGTCACCGTTGCCGGACGCGACCACGTCAGGGCCGGCCGCCTCCTCGCGGACAGCCGACACCTTCTGGAGGACGCCGCCGCCACCGCGCGTCGCCTGCTCGAAGCCGGTATCACCGCGGCACACAAGTAG